In Scatophagus argus isolate fScaArg1 chromosome 7, fScaArg1.pri, whole genome shotgun sequence, a genomic segment contains:
- the LOC124062434 gene encoding hyaluronidase-4 has translation MPGVPMGGASSSHYIVPVCLICSWLLLLFHAAFGQKPAKLPLIGRKPFIAAWNAPLDMCTFKYNITTNIDRLFHIHGSPRAEWTNQNVTIFYANRLGYYPHYTSQGVAVHGGLPQNCSLDLHLFKAYQDIIHFIPAEDFRGLAVIDWEYWRPQWSRNWHNKDIYRRKSRELTAKAYINVTEAQVEELARRRFEKSARAFMQRTIQLGIRLRPNTLWGFYLYPDCHNYNFHERNYTGFCPLLERMRNDELQWLWNSSTALFPSVAIRKSHTNSINNLHFTRHRIRESLRVASLTSKEYDLPTYVYMRLGYRDDALTFLTAKDLVHTIGESAALGAAGFVIWGDMNLTMSRHNCSKVKAFLRHRLGQYITNVTRAAEFCSDFLCQGNGRCVRRDPLAHHYLHLSAKSYRIRRSEDGDFAVTGWHSQHDLQLLTERFRCHCYEGHKGERCDSINKVREDDEPWGAEKGEDDEQERRRKAWEDEQGGRLEGGQSVAPLTTYSFHLMFLMLLLNFSLLKTVV, from the exons ATGCCTGGAGTGCCAATGGGCGGAGCATCCTCCTCCCACTACATCGTACCTGTCTGCCTGATCTGCTCCTGGCTGCTCCTGCTCTTCCACGCTGCCTTTGGTCAAAAACCCGCCAAGCTGCCTTTGATTGGCCGGAAGCCCTTCATCGCGGCTTGGAACGCCCCACTGGACATGTGCACTTTCAAGTACAACATCACCACGAACATCGACCGCCTCTTCCATATCCACGGGAGCCCACGTGCTGAGTGGACAAACCAGAATGTCACCATCTTCTATGCCAACCGGCTGGGCTACTACCCCCACTACACGTCGCAGGGCGTCGCTGTGCACGGCGGCCTGCCGCAGAACTGCAGCCTGGACCTGCACCTGTTCAAGGCCTACCAGGACATCATCCACTTCATTCCTGCTGAGGACTTCCGCGGCCTGGCAGTTATTGACTGGGAGTACTGGAGGCCTCAGTGGAGCCGTAACTGGCACAACAAAGACATCTACAGGCGCAAGTCAAGGGAGCTGACCGCCAAGGCGTACATCAATGTGACGGAGGCGCAGGTGGAAGAGCTGGCACGGCGTCGGTTTGAGAAAAGCGCCAgggcattcatgcagaggacCATCCAGCTGGGGATACGCCTTCGCCCCAACACCCTCTGGGGTTTCTACCTCTACCCTGACTGCCACAACTACAACTTTCATGAACGGAACTACACAGGcttctgccctctgctggagaGAATGAGGAATGACGAGCTGCAGTGGCTGTGGAACAGCAGCACAGCGCTCTTCCCCTCCGTGGCGATCAGGAAAAGTCACACCAACAGCATCAACAACCTGCACTTCACGCGCCACAGAATCCGAGAGTCTCTACGTGTGGCCTCGCTGACCTCCAAAGAGTACGACCTTCCCACCTACGTGTACATGAGGCTGGGCTACCGGGACGACGCACTGACCTTCCTCACTGCA AAAGACTTGGTCCACACCATCGGGGAGAGTGCTGCTCTGGGAGCTGCAGGATTTGTCATCTGGGGAGACATGAACCTGACCATGTCCAGG CATAACTGCTCCAAAGTGAAGGCCTTCCTGAGACACCGTCTGGGCCAGTACATCACCAATGTGACGCGAGCTGCTGAGTTCTGTAGCGACTTCCTGTGCCAGGGGAATGGCCGCTGTGTTCGCCGGGACCCCCTCGCCCACCATTATCTCCACCTGAGCGCCAAGAGCTATCGCATCCGGCGGTCTGAGGACGGGGACTTTGCTGTCACCGGGTGGCACTCACAGCACGACCTCCAACTGCTGACCGAGAGGTTTCGCTGTCACTGCTACGAAGGCCACAAGGGCGAGCGCTGCGACAGCATCAACAAAGTGAGGGAGGACGACGAGCCGTGGGGGGCCGAGAAGGGGGAGGACGACGAGCAGGAGAGGCGGAGGAAGGCGTGGGAGGACGAGCAGGGTGGGCGGTTGGAGGGAGGGCAGAGTGTGGCACCGCTGACCACATACAGCTTTCACCTGATGTTCTTGATGCTCCTCTTGAACTTCTCGTTACTAAAGACGGTCGTGTGA
- the LOC124062034 gene encoding hyaluronidase-5-like, giving the protein MNQVKVLDDNRHFFSITITTLALLSSARALPRTDRPIPPSKPFMFMWNAPTELCDIRFGMPLDLSYFHFISSTLKSATNQSISIFYTDRFGIFPYLDERTGKRYNEGLPQLIDLQEHHKLAEDDIEYYIPANQPGFAVLDFEEWRPQWIRNWGSKAIYRQVSIDVVQQNNVSLSDEEAGKQAKFTFELAAKRYFIRSIRIGKNLRPNRLWGYYLYPDCYNYNYKQNMVDFTGECPAIEKRRNDELLWLWKESTALFPSIYLELVLRDSLQARQFVRHRMQETMRVSTLPDKSYSIPVYPYIRPVYKDSTDNYMSEFDLVNTIGEAAALGAAGVISWGDMHVPETEDTCFDARRHLEEVMNPYMLNVSMATQLCSEAICQGQGRCVRKRWDEDVFLHLDPRRYQILRERRGGPLTVKGGLSSDDINWFDRHFDCMCYSEKPCRSVLIVNVVHDVVSTMRSRGADRPEPLLLAMILLCLERVVM; this is encoded by the exons ATGAACCAAGTCAAAGTGCTCGATGACAACCGTCACTTCTTttccatcaccatcaccacgTTGGCCCTGCTGAGCTCCGCCCGAGCCTTACCGAGGACAGATCGTCCCATCCCTCCCAGCAAACCCTTCATGTTCATGTGGAACGCCCCGACTGAGCTGTGCGACATCCGCTTCGGCATGCCCCTCGACCTCTCCTACTTCCACTTTATCAGCAGCACACTGAAGTCAGCAACCAACCAAAGCATCTCCATATTCTACACCGACCGCTTTGGCATCTTCCCTTACTTGGACGAACGCACCGGCAAGAGGTACAACGAGGGCCTGCCGCAGCTGATAGACCTGCAGGAGCACCACAAGTTGGCCGAGGACGACATCGAGTACTACATCCCTGCCAACCAGCCTGGCTTTGCTGTGCTTGACTTTGAGGAGTGGAGGCCTCAGTGGATTCGAAACTGGGGCAGCAAAGCCATTTATCGACAGGTTTCCATTGATGTGGTCCAGCAGAACAATGTGTCGCTGTCTGATGAGGAAGCAGGGAAGCAGGCGAAGTTCACATTCGAACTTGCAGCCAAAAGGTACTTTATTCGATCCATCCGCATCGGGAAGAATCTGAGACCCAACAGACTCTGGGGTTACTACCTGTACCCCGACTgctacaactacaactacaaacAGAACATGGTGGACTTCACCGGCGAGTGTCCCGCCATCGAGAAGCGCCGGAACGACGAACTGCTCTGGCTCTGGAAGGAGTCCACAGCACTCTTTCCGTCCATCTATCTGGAGCTGGTGCTCAGAGACTCCCTTCAGGCCCGGCAGTTCGTGCGGCATCGCATGCAGGAAACCATGAGGGTGTCGACGCTGCCCGACAaatcctactccatccctgTCTATCCCTACATCCGCCCTGTGTACAAGGACAGCACCGACAACTACATGTCAGAG TTCGATCTGGTGAACACCATCggagaagctgctgctcttGGTGCCGCCGGCGTCATTTCCTGGGGAGACATGCATGTCCCCGAAACTGAG GACACCTGCTTTGACGCTCGACGCCACCTGGAGGAGGTCATGAACCCGTACATGCTGAACGTCTCCATGGCAACGCAACTCTGCAGCGAGGCGATCTGTCAGGGCCAAGGACGCTGCGTGAGAAAGCGCTGGGACGAAGACGTCTTCCTCCACCTCGACCCCAGGCGTTACCAGATCCTGCGGGAGCGACGCGGCGGCCCGCTGACCGTGAAGGGCGGCCTCTCCTCAGATGACATCAACTGGTTCGACCGCCACTTCGACTGCATGTGCTACAGCGAGAAGCCGTGCAGATCGGTGCTGATAGTCAACGTCGTCCACGACGTCGTGTCCACCATGAGGAGTCGAGGTGCCGACAGGCCCGAGCCCCTGCTGCTGGCGATGATCCTGCTCTGCCTGGAGCGTGTTGTGATGTAA
- the LOC124062534 gene encoding hyaluronidase PH-20-like, with translation MASPFLPCVALCIIRSITAILALPPTEPPLIRDHPFVAIWNAPIDKCQKFRIPLDTAAFQAVTTPAAVSGQFLTIFYEDRLGFYPKVDVTQHKVHRGGVPQKVNLSEHLAKARKQIDYYITQDAAPGLVVIDWESWRPMWERNWGSKRIYHKLSITHAMQMAPFLSSKEISKLAKSQYEQAGRRFMEKTISLGIGERPSRRWGFYLFPDCYNYGWGKPDYTGKCSEKTKKQNNQMLWLWERSTALFPSVYLSETLRNSPQAALFVRNRVQEAMRVAMLPKRPYTVPIYVYSRPLYRNQNQKFLTEMDLVNTVGESAALGASGVVMWGGVKDYVNKAVCQSLSDYLTSTFNPYIANVTAAAMLCSEVLCQGRGRCVRRSYDSDHYLHLNPINFSILRTEEKYVAIGKPSTTDLNAWAENFTCQCYAGCSCSPKLLHPQTIKHIWV, from the exons ATGGCCTCACCCTTCCTGCCGTGCGTCGCCCTCTGCATCATCAGATCCATCACCGCCATCCTCGCACTGCCGCCCACTGAGCCGCCACTGATCCGCGACCACCCCTTTGTGGCCATATGGAACGCCCCCATCGACAAGTGTCAAAAGTTCCGCATCCCCCTGGACACCGCAGCCTTCCAGGCAGTGACCACACCCGCCGCGGTCTCTGGTCAGTTCCTCACCATCTTCTATGAAGACCGCCTGGGCTTCTACCCTAAAGTCGATGTCACCCAACACAAGGTCCACAGAGGCGGAGTCCCTCAAAAAGTGAACCTGTCGGAGCATCTGGCCAAAGCTCGAAAACAGATCGATTACTACATCACCCAAGATGCTGCTCCAGGTCTGGTGGTCATTGACTGGGAGTCGTGGCGCCCCATGTGGGAACGGAACTGGGGGTCAAAGCGTATTTATCACAAGCTGTCCATCACTCATGCGATGCAGATGGCCCCATTTTTGTCATCAAAAGAAATTTCCAAACTGGCGAAGAGCCAGTACGAGCAGGCCGGGCGGCGCTTCATGGAGAAGACTATTAGCCTGGGCATCGGCGAGCGTCCGAGCCGTCGCTGGGGCTTCTACCTGTTCCCTGACTGTTACAATTACGGCTGGGGGAAGCCTGACTACACCGGGAAGTGCTCCGAGAAGACCAAGAAGCAGAACAACCAGATGTTGTGGCTGTGGGAGCGCAGCACCGCCCTCTTCCCCTCCGTCTACCTATCGGAGACCCTGAGGAACTCCCCGCAGGCTGCTCTCTTCGTCCGCAACCGTGTCCAGGAGGCCATGAGGGTGGCCATGCTGCCTAAACGTCCATACACGGTGCCGATCTACGTCTACTCCCGGCCACTATACCGGAACCAGAACCAGAAATTCCTGACCGAG ATGGACCTGGTGAACACTGTCGGAGAGTCTGCGGCACTGGGGGCTTCAGGAGTCGTGATGTGGGGAGGAGTCAAAGACTACGTCAACAAG GCTGTGTGTCAGTCTCTGTCTGACTATCTGACCTCCACCTTCAACCCGTACATCGCCAACGTGACGGCAGCCGCCATGCTCTGCAGCGAGGTCCTGTGCCAGGGGAGGGGCCGCTGCGTCAGGAGGAGCTACGACTCCGACCACTACCTGCATCTGAACCCCATCAACTTCAGCATCCTGCGGACTGAAGAGAAGTACGTGGCGATTGGTAAGCCCTCCACCACCGACCTGAACGCCTGGGCTGAaaacttcacctgtcagtgctACGCGGGGTGTAGCTGTTCACCCAAACTGTTGCATCcacaaacaatcaaacacatCTGGGTTTAA